A genome region from Intestinibacillus sp. Marseille-P6563 includes the following:
- a CDS encoding plasmid mobilization protein: MNQSRNKQVILRLSESELDLLHEKIKQSGMKQQKYLLQAALNAPIINMGAIRELLPELKKQGINLNQIAKALNQRGYVDYHSSLRKALEAQTETWQLLKQFLHTLP; the protein is encoded by the coding sequence ATGAACCAATCAAGAAATAAACAGGTTATTCTGAGGTTGTCTGAATCCGAACTTGATCTACTACACGAAAAAATCAAACAATCGGGTATGAAACAACAAAAATATTTACTGCAAGCAGCTTTGAATGCACCGATTATTAACATGGGAGCAATCCGAGAATTGTTGCCGGAATTAAAAAAACAAGGGATTAACCTTAACCAGATTGCTAAAGCCTTAAACCAACGAGGCTATGTTGATTACCATAGCAGTCTAAGAAAGGCATTGGAGGCTCAGACAGAGACATGGCAGTTATTAAAGCAGTTTCTTCACACGCTCCCATAA
- a CDS encoding DUF6291 domain-containing protein, whose product MKQRPFFPLFFRNRLKLQYLTIEQRGELFTALYDYAEDGMYPNFDGVLGMAFEVFRDDIDSSLEHYRKRSEQNKLNGQKGAEARWGNKNGERHNQDGENSQSEAEVEKEGEDDDQSDADTEDAIPPADETVYNHFLSVFHRNPSKEFLKTTQKSSLAQQDIILAIEASRNPDILNPEGYATKLIQAWEISGIPKRYKRKSVTQSFETENQKLEPWEQEWLDDLRARCPALDIESK is encoded by the coding sequence ATGAAACAACGTCCCTTTTTTCCACTGTTCTTTCGGAATCGTTTGAAATTACAGTATCTCACAATCGAGCAGCGAGGTGAATTGTTTACAGCGCTGTATGACTATGCTGAGGATGGCATGTATCCGAACTTTGATGGGGTATTGGGTATGGCCTTTGAAGTATTTCGAGACGATATTGATTCTTCTCTGGAACATTATCGAAAACGTAGCGAACAGAATAAATTAAATGGCCAAAAAGGTGCCGAAGCACGATGGGGCAACAAAAATGGCGAACGGCATAATCAGGATGGCGAAAATAGCCAATCAGAAGCAGAGGTAGAAAAAGAAGGTGAAGATGATGATCAGTCAGATGCAGATACAGAAGATGCCATACCTCCTGCTGATGAAACTGTATATAACCATTTTCTGTCTGTATTTCATCGAAACCCGTCAAAAGAGTTTTTAAAAACCACACAAAAATCGTCTTTGGCACAGCAGGATATTATTCTTGCAATCGAAGCCAGCAGGAATCCGGATATACTAAACCCCGAAGGATATGCTACCAAGTTGATTCAAGCATGGGAAATTTCTGGAATACCGAAGCGGTATAAGAGAAAATCCGTTACTCAGTCGTTTGAAACTGAGAATCAAAAATTAGAGCCTTGGGAGCAGGAATGGCTGGACGATCTTCGAGCAAGATGCCCAGCATTAGATATCGAAAGTAAATAG
- a CDS encoding helix-turn-helix domain-containing protein: MFERFPELMDAKDAMTALHISRSGVYSLMRSTDFPVVQINGRKLILREELEVWVRQHMHQENKVL, from the coding sequence ATGTTTGAACGATTTCCGGAGTTAATGGATGCGAAAGATGCAATGACTGCATTACATATTTCACGTAGTGGCGTATACAGTCTTATGCGATCAACCGATTTTCCTGTTGTACAAATTAACGGTCGTAAGTTGATTCTTCGAGAGGAACTGGAGGTGTGGGTCCGCCAACATATGCACCAGGAAAATAAGGTGCTCTAA
- a CDS encoding DUF6076 domain-containing protein — protein MEWIEEQDRQRKRVLSHHEYAIGELVMIYLYQPVDRIASELAEVSDYFLHEAKHPISEAEWVMWGKHLSEISNKHPFFLLGEQLFSKIYQQYQQNIDVDFNCFYHLAEQFKTLQSTLRKQASGYLNAESMKNTALENFMHQALEEDGHFSLLTMKPEIVPKEYLYEFSGLAPIPCDFCHNPVWKDHDYTLEYVFYPQTPIEIGDYFFSLFLQKDVRFKVCKNCSRYFAVIGKSKREYCTRIIENSRTLRTCMDLGASRLYNSTHSQHPAMKAYMKVYKTRNSRMRAKRMTKEEFTLWSAEARKERDNCVAGRITLEQFQQWLDSH, from the coding sequence TTGGAATGGATTGAGGAGCAGGATCGTCAACGCAAGCGCGTGTTGAGCCACCATGAATATGCAATTGGCGAACTTGTGATGATATATCTCTATCAACCGGTCGACCGTATTGCCTCTGAGCTGGCCGAAGTTTCTGATTATTTTCTGCACGAAGCAAAACATCCGATTTCCGAAGCAGAATGGGTGATGTGGGGAAAACATCTTAGTGAAATTAGTAATAAGCATCCGTTTTTTTTATTGGGTGAACAGCTATTTTCAAAGATATATCAACAATATCAACAGAATATCGACGTTGATTTCAATTGCTTTTATCATTTAGCTGAGCAATTTAAAACTTTGCAAAGTACATTGAGAAAACAAGCAAGCGGGTATTTGAATGCCGAAAGTATGAAAAATACTGCTCTTGAAAATTTCATGCACCAAGCTTTGGAAGAAGATGGACATTTTTCTTTGCTTACGATGAAACCGGAAATTGTTCCTAAAGAATATCTATACGAGTTTTCAGGTTTGGCTCCTATTCCGTGTGATTTTTGTCACAATCCTGTATGGAAAGACCACGACTATACACTGGAGTATGTATTTTATCCCCAAACGCCAATAGAAATTGGAGATTATTTCTTTTCCCTATTTTTACAGAAAGATGTAAGGTTTAAAGTTTGCAAAAACTGTAGCCGTTATTTCGCAGTTATCGGAAAATCCAAACGTGAATATTGCACGCGCATTATTGAAAATTCCAGAACATTGAGAACCTGTATGGACCTTGGCGCATCTCGGTTGTATAACAGCACTCATTCGCAGCATCCAGCAATGAAAGCCTATATGAAGGTATATAAGACACGTAATTCCCGCATGAGAGCCAAACGCATGACCAAGGAAGAGTTCACCTTGTGGTCCGCAGAGGCTCGTAAAGAGCGGGATAATTGTGTCGCTGGGCGTATTACGTTAGAGCAGTTTCAGCAATGGCTGGATTCACATTAA
- a CDS encoding tyrosine-type recombinase/integrase gives MAKTKRSTSGSGNIRKRSDGRWEGRYTAGIDPGTGKQIQRSIYGKTQKDVRERLRQITVDLDTGAYQEPCSMKLGEWLDIWHSEYLNNVKPHTRASYAQTIRNHIKPSLGSVRLDALTPVMMQKFINDLTKPKDDGSLLSAKTIKNIHGVVHRALNQAVRIGYLRTNPADYCIIPKVVQKQIHPLEETQIQTFLKAIQGREEEFLFITALFTGMRQSELLGLQWQDIDFHTNSIFISRQLQKSKENGKGYIFVTPKNGKSRQIQPADLVFDTLRKQHHKQNQQRMIAGSLWNNSNNLVFTNAFGGNLTHVTVSKHFKQVACAIDRPDLRFHDLRHTYAVLSLQAGDDVKTLQENLGHHTAAFTLSVYGHVTDKMRHDSAQRMNSYIEQIVG, from the coding sequence ATGGCAAAAACAAAAAGAAGTACCAGCGGAAGCGGAAATATTCGTAAGCGTTCTGATGGCAGATGGGAGGGACGATATACTGCTGGAATTGATCCTGGGACTGGAAAGCAGATCCAACGCTCCATTTACGGCAAGACACAGAAAGATGTTCGTGAAAGATTGCGCCAGATCACAGTAGATCTGGATACAGGGGCATATCAGGAGCCTTGCAGTATGAAGTTGGGAGAGTGGTTAGATATCTGGCACAGCGAATACCTAAATAATGTCAAGCCGCATACTCGTGCATCCTATGCACAGACAATCCGTAATCATATTAAGCCATCTCTTGGCTCTGTCCGTCTGGATGCTTTGACGCCTGTCATGATGCAGAAGTTTATCAATGATTTGACAAAACCCAAGGACGATGGAAGTTTACTCAGTGCAAAGACCATTAAAAATATTCATGGTGTTGTACATCGCGCTTTAAACCAAGCGGTTCGTATCGGATATCTTCGTACGAATCCAGCCGACTATTGCATTATACCTAAGGTAGTGCAGAAACAGATTCATCCACTAGAGGAAACTCAGATACAAACATTCCTCAAAGCCATTCAGGGGCGAGAGGAAGAATTTTTATTTATTACTGCACTGTTTACTGGGATGCGGCAAAGTGAACTGCTTGGTCTGCAATGGCAAGATATTGATTTTCATACAAATTCCATCTTTATCAGTAGACAGCTGCAGAAATCAAAGGAAAATGGTAAAGGTTATATCTTTGTGACCCCTAAGAACGGCAAGTCACGTCAGATACAGCCGGCAGATCTTGTATTCGATACACTCCGCAAACAGCATCACAAGCAGAATCAGCAGCGAATGATTGCAGGAAGTCTGTGGAACAATTCAAATAACTTGGTATTTACCAATGCCTTTGGTGGAAATCTTACGCATGTTACCGTTTCCAAGCATTTTAAACAGGTTGCTTGCGCGATTGATCGACCTGACTTACGTTTTCATGATCTTCGTCACACCTATGCTGTATTGTCTTTGCAAGCAGGCGATGATGTGAAAACCTTACAGGAGAATTTGGGGCATCATACCGCGGCGTTCACCCTGTCTGTTTATGGTCATGTAA